In Rattus rattus isolate New Zealand chromosome 3, Rrattus_CSIRO_v1, whole genome shotgun sequence, one genomic interval encodes:
- the Trim45 gene encoding tripartite motif-containing protein 45, with product MSENRKPLPGFVNKLQDASASGSSGKTHCPSCLRLFKVPRLLPCLHTVCTSCLERLDPFSVVDIRGGDSDTSSEGSIFQEPKSCSLKPQTGILCPVCDAQVDLPLGGVKALTVDHLAMNDVMLESLHGEGQGLVCDLCSDREVEKRCQTCKANLCHFCCQAHRRQKKTTDHTMVDLKDLKGYSRVGKPILCPSHPAEELRLFCELCDRPVCRDCVVGEHREHPYDFTSNVIHKHGDSVRELLRDTQPHVEALEDALAQIKSSNNALQERVEAVAADIRTFSEGYIRAIEEHRNKLLRQLDDIRVQKENSLQLQKAQLEQLLADMRTGVEFTEHLLTSGSDLEILVTKGVVVERLRKLNKVEYSAHPGVNHKICFSPQEKARCQGYEVYGAINTQEVDPAQCVLQGEDLHRAREKQTASFTLICKDTTGESMSRGGDNVRVEVVPKNKKDSPIRTVVQDNKDGSYHVSYTPKEPGVYTVWVGIREQQVQGSPFNVTVRRKHRPHPGVFHCCTFCSSGGQKTARCACGGTMPGGYLGCGHGHKGHPGRPHWSCCGKFVEKSECSYSTGQSAPRSLLRTVAL from the exons ATGTCAGAAAACAGGAAACCGCTTCCAGGTTTTGTAAACAAACTCCAAGATGCGAGTGCATCTGGGAGCTCAGGCAAGACTCACTGTCCTTCATGTCTGAGGCTTTTCAAAGTCCCCAGGCTCTTGCCTTGCTTGCACACGGTGTGCACCTCATGTCTGGAAAGGCTGGATCCATTCTCAGTAGTGGACATCCGAGGGGGTGACTCAGACACAAGCTCTGAGGGGTCAATATTCCAGGAACCCAAGTCATGCAGCCTGAAGCCACAGACCGGCATCCTCTGTCCAGTATGTGATGCTCAAGTGGACCTGCCCTTGGGTGGAGTGAAGGCTTTAACGGTAGACCACCTGGCCATGAATGACGTGATGCTGGAGAGTCTGCACGGGGAAGGCCAGGGCCTGGTGTGTGACCTGTGTAGCGACAGAGAAGTAGAGAAGAGGTGTCAGACCTGCAAGGCCAATCTCTGCCACTTCTGCTGCCAGGCTCACAG GCGGCAGAAGAAGACAACGGATCACACCATGGTGGACCTGAAAGACCTAAAAGGCTACAGTCGGGTTGGAAAGCCTATCCTATGTCCTTCCCACCCTGCCGAGGAGCTGAGGCTGTTCTGTGAGCTCTGTGACCGGCCGGTGTGTCGGGACTGTGTAGTTGGGGAGCACCGAGAGCACCCCTACGACTTCACCAGCAACGTCATCCACAAGCATGGAGATTCCGTACGGGAGCTGCTTCGAGACACCCAGCCCCACGTGGAGGCCCTGGAAGACGCCCTGGCTCAGATCAAAAGTTCGAACAACGCCCTCCAAGAGCGCGTGGAGGCGGTGGCAGCTGACATCCGAACGTTTTCTGAGGGCTACATCAGAGCCATCGAGGAGCATCGGAACAAGCTGCTACGACAGCTGGATGACATACGGGTCCAGAAGGAAAACTCTTTACAGCTGCAGAAAGCGCAGCTGGAACAGCTGCTGGCCGATATGCGGACTGGAGTGGAGTTCACTGAGCACCTGCTGACCAGCGGCTCAGACTTGGAGATCCTGGTCACCAAGGGAGTGGTTGTAGAGCGGCTCAGGAAGCTGAATAAGGTTGAATACAGTGCCCACCCAGGAGTGAACCATAAGATCTGCTTCTCCCCTCAGGAGAAGGCAAGGTGCCAAGGCTATGAAGTATATGGGGCCATTAACACGCAGGAAGTTGATCCAGCTCAATGTGTCCTTCAGGGAGAAG ATCTCCATAGAGCTCGAGAGAAACAGACAGCCTCTTTTACCTTGATCTGTAAGGATACCACGGGAGAGAGCATGAGCAGGGGAGGAGACAACGTCCGTGTGGAAGTTGTCCCCAAAAATAAgaaggacag TCCGATCAGAACAGTGGTCCAGGACAACAAGGATGGATCCTACCATGTTTCCTACACCCCCAAGGAACCTGGCGTCTACACTGTGTGGGTTGGCATCAGAGAGCAGCAAGTGCAG GGCTCACCGTTCAATGTGACCGTGAGGAGGAAGCATCGGCCGCATCCAGGCGTGTTTCACTGCTGCACCTTCTGttccagtggaggccagaagactgcACGCTGTGCCTGCGGAGGCACCATGCCGG GTGGGTACCTTGGCTGTGGCCATGGACACAAAGGCCACCCGGGGCGTCCACACTGGTCTTGCTGTGGGAAGTTTGTTGAGAAGTCAGAGTGTTCGTACTCAACTGGGCAGAGCGCACCGAGGAGTCTGCTTAGGACCGTGGCACTCTGA